One genomic window of Bradyrhizobium sp. CCGE-LA001 includes the following:
- a CDS encoding DUF3750 domain-containing protein has translation MLIFLLLVFVPIGISAARYFWVGDGRGNWQTADRSSAGLLPPAASHPEALIRVYAARTVRWRSIFAVHTWIVVKEKDAASYSRYDYTAWGEPIRSNGFVPDGRWFGAMPEAVVAIDGAKAETLIPKIRDVVENYRFRAFGDYSAWPGPNSNTFVQAALDAVPELHAVLPPTAIGKDYPYSGRWIGLTASGTGFYASLSGYLGLTLGWVEGLEINFFGAVLGFDIRRPAIKLPGIGRLGVAAGL, from the coding sequence GTGCTCATATTTCTGCTGCTGGTCTTCGTGCCGATCGGGATTTCGGCCGCGCGCTATTTCTGGGTCGGGGATGGCCGCGGCAATTGGCAGACCGCGGACCGTTCCAGCGCCGGCCTGCTGCCGCCCGCCGCCTCGCATCCGGAAGCCCTGATCCGAGTCTACGCTGCCCGAACGGTGCGGTGGCGCAGCATCTTTGCGGTCCACACCTGGATTGTCGTCAAGGAGAAGGACGCGGCCAGCTATAGCCGCTACGACTATACGGCCTGGGGGGAACCGATCCGGAGCAATGGTTTCGTCCCCGATGGACGTTGGTTCGGCGCCATGCCGGAGGCCGTCGTCGCCATCGACGGCGCCAAGGCTGAAACGCTGATCCCCAAGATCCGAGACGTCGTCGAGAACTACAGATTTCGAGCCTTTGGCGATTACAGCGCCTGGCCCGGTCCGAATTCGAACACCTTCGTGCAGGCCGCTTTGGATGCCGTGCCGGAACTTCACGCGGTTCTGCCCCCGACAGCCATCGGCAAGGATTATCCCTATTCCGGGCGATGGATCGGATTGACCGCCTCTGGCACCGGCTTCTATGCCTCGCTCTCGGGCTATCTCGGCCTGACGCTCGGCTGGGTCGAAGGTCTCGAGATCAACTTCTTCGGCGCCGTGCTTGGCTTCGACATTCGGCGCCCCGCGATCAAGCTGCCAGGCATCGGCCGCCTCGGTGTTGCCGCCGGCCTGTAA
- a CDS encoding IclR family transcriptional regulator — MTKVETKAARRKPEAGAQNPKNYVASVGKAFAVLRSFSSEAFELTLSEIAARADLDRGTAFRLIQTLVELGYVQAVPQSRRFRLGMACLDIGYTVLSHGSLRTIVEPLLRELVPGVGDAASLGILDGGDVVYLARVGVGLDRHKMDRRPGTRIPAYSAALGHVLLAHLGRDEQISRLESRPRVKLSERTLTDLDALLARLDQVKKKGHAVSDGENAYGLRTLATPIFDAQGLVVGGLSVTIDAMRMDMPAFRDAALPKLTQVTRQVQDVAIKSGLTR; from the coding sequence ATGACCAAGGTCGAAACCAAGGCCGCACGGCGCAAACCTGAAGCTGGCGCGCAGAATCCCAAGAATTACGTTGCTTCCGTCGGCAAGGCCTTCGCCGTGCTCAGGAGTTTCAGTAGCGAGGCCTTCGAACTCACGCTGAGTGAGATTGCCGCACGCGCCGACCTCGATCGCGGAACGGCATTCCGGCTAATCCAGACGCTGGTCGAGCTCGGCTACGTCCAGGCGGTGCCGCAAAGCCGCCGGTTCCGCCTTGGCATGGCCTGCCTCGACATCGGCTACACCGTGCTGTCGCATGGATCGCTGCGCACGATCGTCGAGCCGCTGTTGCGGGAGCTCGTGCCTGGTGTGGGCGACGCGGCCTCGCTCGGTATCCTCGACGGGGGCGATGTGGTCTATCTCGCGCGCGTCGGCGTCGGCCTCGACCGTCACAAGATGGACCGCCGGCCAGGCACGCGCATTCCCGCCTACAGCGCTGCCCTCGGGCACGTCTTGCTGGCCCATCTGGGGCGCGATGAGCAGATCTCGCGCCTGGAGTCACGGCCGCGCGTCAAATTGTCGGAGCGGACGCTCACCGATCTCGATGCCCTGCTCGCCCGGCTCGATCAGGTGAAGAAGAAAGGCCATGCCGTCTCGGACGGCGAGAACGCCTACGGCCTACGCACGCTGGCAACGCCGATCTTCGATGCGCAGGGCCTGGTGGTCGGCGGATTGAGCGTCACCATCGATGCGATGCGCATGGACATGCCCGCTTTTCGCGATGCGGCGCTGCCGAAGCTGACGCAGGTGACGCGGCAGGTGCAGGACGTCGCAATCAAATCGGGATTGACGCGATGA
- a CDS encoding dihydrodipicolinate synthase family protein, with amino-acid sequence MSTSSLHPHGVFSAALTPLDAELVPDHQRFVEHCRYLLDEGCDGIAMLGTTGEANSFSIAERTALLEAAIAGGIKPNQLLPGTGVAALTDTIALTRHALSVGVDTVVMLPPFYYKNVSDDGIYAAYSEIVQRIGDARLKVVLYHYPQMSAQPISHALIERLRKTYPATFTGIKDSSGDFANMTAMVERFPGFAVLGGADPLMLPLLRKGGAGCITATSNLVARSLAYVYKHFRDSDDDPALKAAQERIVKARELVSQFPQMASLKALAADRTKHAGWQRLRPPLESLQPDQLKTLLANATAFAAAF; translated from the coding sequence TTGTCGACATCATCGCTGCACCCTCATGGCGTGTTCTCTGCCGCGCTGACGCCGCTCGATGCCGAGCTCGTTCCCGATCATCAGCGTTTCGTCGAACACTGCCGCTATCTCCTGGACGAAGGCTGCGACGGCATCGCGATGCTGGGCACGACGGGGGAGGCGAACTCTTTCTCGATCGCCGAACGCACGGCGCTGTTGGAGGCCGCGATCGCCGGCGGCATCAAGCCGAACCAGTTACTGCCGGGCACCGGCGTTGCCGCGCTCACCGACACCATCGCACTGACGCGTCATGCCCTTTCGGTCGGCGTCGACACCGTGGTGATGCTGCCGCCGTTCTACTACAAGAACGTCAGCGATGACGGCATCTATGCCGCCTATAGCGAGATCGTGCAGCGCATCGGCGATGCAAGGCTCAAGGTCGTCCTCTATCACTATCCGCAGATGTCGGCGCAGCCGATCTCGCATGCGCTGATCGAGCGGTTGCGCAAGACCTATCCGGCGACGTTCACCGGCATCAAGGATTCGTCCGGCGATTTCGCCAACATGACGGCGATGGTGGAGCGTTTCCCCGGGTTCGCCGTCCTGGGCGGCGCCGATCCGCTGATGCTGCCGCTACTGCGCAAGGGCGGCGCGGGATGCATCACCGCGACCTCCAATCTCGTCGCGCGTAGTCTTGCCTATGTCTACAAGCATTTTCGCGACAGCGACGACGATCCCGCCCTCAAGGCGGCGCAGGAGCGCATCGTAAAAGCCCGCGAGCTGGTCTCGCAGTTTCCGCAGATGGCTTCGCTGAAGGCGCTGGCGGCCGACCGCACCAAGCACGCCGGATGGCAGCGCCTGCGGCCGCCACTAGAGTCCTTGCAGCCCGACCAGCTGAAAACGCTGCTGGCGAATGCCACCGCGTTCGCTGCCGCTTTCTAG
- a CDS encoding FAD-binding oxidoreductase, producing MSDSFQDALTNLAAIVGDKHVIASGADQEPYVVDWRGRYHGRAVAVVKPGSTSEVASVVKYCADRHLAIVPQGGNTGMCGAATPDDRAGSVVIRLDRMRAVRDISPLANTITVEAGCILAEVQNAARNVDRYFPLSLGAEGSCQIGGNVSTNAGGTAVLRYGPTRDLVLGLEVVLPDGRVFNGLRALRKDNTGYALKQLFIGAEGTLGIVTAAVLKLFAPPRSSALALLKLQGVEQALDIMQRLRGAVGDRLGSLEIMSRSQIAAIVATVPHVTIPFELTTPWYLIVELTDTLAGIDLNEPLATVLAEAMEAGLADDVILASNLALAKAIWAVRHSVSEGNKRSGYVVSHDSVVPLERQADFVTNVEARIKAAVPHANVVMHGYIGDGNIHVIALIDRAHCQESAATAALVAEINEIVDDETAAQGGAISAEHGIGITNRSRLARVTDPLDIELMRGIKQLLDPNGLMNPGKIFAAGGVRR from the coding sequence ATGTCCGACTCCTTCCAGGATGCGCTGACCAATCTCGCCGCAATCGTCGGCGACAAGCATGTCATCGCGTCCGGAGCCGACCAGGAGCCTTACGTGGTGGACTGGCGCGGACGCTATCACGGCCGAGCGGTTGCGGTGGTGAAGCCCGGCTCCACCTCCGAAGTCGCTTCCGTCGTCAAATACTGCGCCGACAGGCACCTCGCGATCGTGCCGCAAGGCGGCAATACCGGCATGTGCGGGGCCGCGACGCCGGACGATCGGGCGGGCAGTGTCGTCATCCGGCTCGACCGCATGCGGGCCGTGCGCGACATCAGCCCGCTCGCCAACACGATCACGGTCGAAGCCGGCTGCATTCTTGCCGAGGTGCAGAATGCAGCGCGCAACGTCGATCGTTACTTTCCCCTGAGCCTGGGCGCCGAGGGCTCCTGCCAGATCGGCGGCAACGTCTCTACCAACGCAGGCGGCACGGCCGTGCTGCGTTATGGGCCGACGCGCGATCTCGTGCTCGGGCTCGAGGTCGTGTTGCCCGATGGCCGTGTGTTCAACGGCCTGCGGGCGCTGCGCAAGGACAACACCGGTTATGCCCTGAAGCAGCTCTTCATCGGCGCGGAGGGCACGCTCGGCATCGTCACCGCGGCTGTGCTAAAGTTGTTCGCACCGCCGCGCAGCTCGGCGCTGGCGCTGCTGAAATTGCAAGGCGTCGAGCAGGCGCTCGACATCATGCAGCGTCTTCGCGGCGCGGTAGGTGACCGGCTCGGCAGCCTCGAAATCATGTCGCGCTCGCAGATCGCAGCCATCGTCGCAACCGTGCCGCATGTGACCATTCCATTCGAGCTGACGACTCCGTGGTATCTGATCGTCGAACTGACCGATACACTCGCAGGAATCGACCTTAATGAGCCGCTTGCCACGGTGCTCGCGGAGGCGATGGAGGCTGGGCTCGCCGATGACGTCATCCTCGCCTCCAACCTCGCGCTGGCCAAGGCGATCTGGGCTGTCAGACACAGCGTGTCCGAGGGCAACAAACGCAGCGGCTATGTCGTGTCGCACGACAGCGTGGTGCCGCTGGAGCGGCAGGCCGACTTCGTGACCAATGTCGAAGCCCGCATCAAGGCCGCGGTTCCGCATGCGAACGTGGTGATGCACGGCTATATCGGCGACGGAAACATCCACGTGATCGCCCTGATCGACCGCGCGCATTGCCAGGAGTCCGCTGCAACGGCCGCTTTGGTGGCCGAGATCAACGAGATCGTCGACGACGAGACCGCAGCGCAGGGCGGAGCAATCAGTGCCGAGCACGGTATCGGCATCACCAATCGCAGCCGGCTCGCCCGCGTCACCGATCCGCTCGACATCGAGCTGATGCGGGGCATCAAGCAATTGCTCGACCCAAACGGCCTGATGAATCCGGGCAAGATTTTCGCGGCCGGAGGTGTGCGACGATGA
- a CDS encoding four-carbon acid sugar kinase family protein encodes MTSVRLLADDLTGALDTAAEFVGLCGPFDVTWPDAAVVSSSPSLAIDSGTRERSKAESIEIVARLAPQLRGATIAYKKVDSLLRGAWAAEFGACLRGGDWASCVVAPAFDYQGRRTVGGQQFARTVQGDWHRVGDNLLSQLRQDGIAAQQGGADTLSQGGVQVFDAESDIDLDRIVAMGQRMPGPVLWCGSGGLAGALARSHRADAPGQLKLPVLGLFGSDQPATASQLTACGAATIALAEGEGAAPVRRKLSEDGVALVKFSLAEGLSRAEAARRIAREMTTLISALEPPGTLIVAGGETLKAACVALGAHALQVTGRIVPGLPRSILQGGRWSGVDVVSKSGAFGPSALWRDLLRDNHLLNMESPI; translated from the coding sequence ATGACGAGCGTTCGCCTGCTTGCCGACGATCTCACCGGGGCGCTCGACACCGCGGCGGAGTTCGTCGGCCTGTGCGGACCGTTCGACGTTACATGGCCGGATGCGGCCGTCGTATCGTCCTCTCCGAGCCTTGCGATCGATAGCGGGACGCGCGAGCGATCGAAGGCCGAGAGCATTGAGATCGTAGCGCGGCTGGCGCCGCAGCTTCGCGGAGCGACGATCGCCTACAAGAAGGTCGATAGTCTTCTTCGTGGCGCGTGGGCGGCCGAATTCGGCGCTTGCCTGCGCGGCGGCGATTGGGCGTCCTGCGTAGTCGCGCCCGCCTTCGACTATCAGGGGCGCCGTACCGTCGGGGGCCAGCAATTCGCGCGCACCGTGCAAGGCGATTGGCACCGGGTCGGTGACAATCTGCTGTCTCAATTGCGGCAGGACGGCATCGCGGCGCAGCAGGGCGGGGCCGATACCTTGTCGCAGGGCGGCGTCCAGGTGTTCGATGCCGAGAGTGACATCGATCTCGATCGGATCGTCGCGATGGGACAGCGCATGCCGGGGCCTGTGCTATGGTGCGGCAGTGGCGGACTCGCCGGCGCACTCGCCCGCAGCCATCGCGCCGATGCGCCAGGCCAATTGAAGCTGCCGGTACTGGGGTTGTTCGGGTCGGACCAGCCTGCGACTGCGTCTCAGCTGACGGCATGCGGCGCGGCGACCATCGCGCTTGCGGAAGGCGAGGGCGCTGCGCCCGTCCGGCGCAAGCTGTCCGAGGACGGCGTGGCGCTGGTCAAATTCTCACTCGCGGAAGGTCTCAGTCGCGCCGAGGCGGCGCGGCGGATCGCGCGCGAAATGACGACGCTGATCTCGGCGCTCGAACCGCCGGGCACGTTGATCGTTGCCGGTGGCGAGACGCTGAAGGCCGCGTGCGTTGCCCTCGGTGCGCATGCGCTCCAGGTGACGGGACGTATCGTGCCGGGCTTGCCGCGCTCGATTCTGCAGGGAGGCCGGTGGTCCGGCGTGGACGTGGTCTCGAAGTCCGGTGCATTCGGGCCGAGCGCGCTCTGGCGCGATCTGCTCCGGGACAATCATTTGCTCAACATGGAGAGCCCGATATGA